From candidate division WOR-3 bacterium, the proteins below share one genomic window:
- a CDS encoding DUF3108 domain-containing protein: protein VSVGDGRFAFAPAETLRYEVRYGPLKLGTLELVTLSLDTVRAEPCYHFRGVLKSNPTLSLVFEAEYVLETWCRVRDMVTLRSYKRTREQRYRTEWVADFDYEQRVVRYNDNTEYPLGGLARDLVTLWYFFRTLTVEPGSSMKVYVHTDRRDYDTEFRALGHTRVRVPAGEFSCLEMKPTTSCPLGAAFLADNPDKVPVVIRTRLGSAVVSAFLSEVARGR, encoded by the coding sequence TGTCTCGGTCGGGGACGGTCGGTTTGCGTTCGCTCCGGCAGAGACCCTGCGCTATGAAGTCCGGTATGGACCGCTGAAGCTCGGGACATTGGAGCTGGTTACTCTATCTCTGGATACGGTGCGGGCGGAGCCTTGTTACCACTTTCGCGGTGTGCTCAAGTCAAACCCGACACTCTCGCTCGTGTTTGAGGCTGAGTATGTTCTCGAGACATGGTGCCGGGTCAGGGACATGGTTACTTTGCGTTCTTACAAGAGAACGAGAGAGCAGCGGTACCGGACTGAATGGGTAGCAGACTTTGACTATGAGCAGCGGGTAGTGCGGTACAACGACAACACAGAGTATCCACTTGGTGGCTTGGCAAGGGACCTCGTGACGTTGTGGTACTTTTTCCGGACTTTGACAGTTGAACCAGGGAGTTCCATGAAAGTGTATGTTCACACGGACCGCCGGGATTATGACACCGAGTTTCGTGCACTTGGGCATACCAGGGTTCGCGTGCCAGCCGGAGAGTTCAGCTGTCTAGAGATGAAGCCGACGACTTCCTGTCCGCTGGGGGCAGCGTTCCTTGCTGACAACCCGGACAAGGTTCCCGTCGTGATAAGGACTCGTCTTGGTAGTGCGGTGGTGAGCGCGTTTCTGAGCGAAGTGGCACGGGGGAGGTAG